In one window of Thalassotalea agarivorans DNA:
- a CDS encoding porin codes for MTKSMLAVGVASAVFAGSSNGAELYNNPDVGAVDLGVSYSAFILQGKDTNTVEDGASRLWLIFSKDLGDGWTGFARSEWGVVLTNNVGGVEFVRNTGGNSLRPAGADGESFFIRKGFVGIKKDGVGELTLGKQWGLSYDIGGVTDNFYVFGGKASGTYNFGIDGGISGTGRAEQALQYDVEILGGLDLGVQFQFTDETIYIVDDDTGDIIEDTDLAYDNSFAVKVGYTFDFGLMIGAVYNKANLKIIDDAGVLPSLDVSDTLLTFGASYGSLANKGLYAALVLTTMEYHEINDLNSIMADAMGAELMVKYNFENNWGVHGGFNYLSDESSGPLNQYELTHIYLGTDYQFTKGFSAYIEGVLDSTKGADGSDIGEDQIGLGFRMDF; via the coding sequence ATGACAAAATCAATGTTAGCAGTAGGGGTCGCAAGTGCAGTATTTGCGGGAAGCAGTAATGGCGCGGAGCTATATAATAATCCTGATGTAGGGGCTGTTGACCTTGGGGTTTCATATTCTGCCTTCATATTACAAGGAAAAGACACTAATACCGTTGAAGACGGCGCATCACGTTTATGGCTGATCTTTTCAAAAGATTTAGGCGATGGCTGGACGGGTTTTGCTCGCTCTGAATGGGGTGTGGTATTAACAAATAATGTAGGTGGTGTTGAGTTTGTCAGAAACACCGGCGGAAACAGTCTCAGACCAGCTGGCGCAGATGGAGAAAGCTTCTTCATTCGTAAAGGTTTTGTAGGTATTAAAAAAGATGGCGTAGGTGAGTTAACACTGGGTAAGCAGTGGGGGCTGAGTTACGATATTGGTGGCGTTACCGATAATTTTTATGTCTTTGGTGGTAAAGCCTCAGGTACTTACAACTTTGGTATCGACGGTGGTATTTCCGGTACCGGTCGTGCTGAACAGGCATTGCAATACGACGTAGAGATTTTAGGTGGTTTGGATTTAGGTGTACAATTTCAGTTTACAGATGAAACCATCTACATCGTAGACGACGATACCGGTGATATCATTGAAGACACTGATTTGGCTTATGACAACTCGTTTGCTGTGAAAGTGGGGTACACGTTTGATTTTGGCTTGATGATTGGCGCAGTTTATAACAAAGCTAATTTAAAAATTATTGACGACGCTGGTGTTTTACCCTCTTTAGACGTAAGTGATACGCTTTTAACTTTTGGTGCAAGCTATGGCTCTCTTGCCAACAAAGGTTTGTATGCTGCACTTGTATTAACCACAATGGAATATCACGAAATTAATGATTTAAACTCGATTATGGCCGATGCTATGGGTGCGGAGTTGATGGTTAAATACAACTTCGAGAACAATTGGGGCGTACATGGTGGTTTCAACTACTTATCTGATGAAAGCTCCGGCCCGTTAAATCAATATGAATTGACTCATATATACCTTGGTACCGATTATCAGTTCACGAAGGGTTTTTCAGCTTATATCGAGGGGGTACTTGATTCTACCAAGGGTGCTGATGGATCAGATATAGGTGAAGATCAAATTGGTTTAGGCTTTAGAATGGACTTTTAG